CCTCCGGTGCCAACCCATCGGCGCCGCCGATCAGTAGCGCGACGTCGCGTCCGCCCTGCAGCCAGGCCTGCAGCCGCTGCGCCAGCTCGGCACTGGACCATTGCCGGCCATGCTCGTCCAAGGCCACGACCAGGGCGGCCTTCGGCAAGGCCGCCAGCAGCCGCGCGCCTTCCTCCGTCATCGCGCGCTGCGGATCGCGGCCCTTGCCGCGTGCGCCGGGTTCGATCTCGGTCAGGATCAGGCGGCATTCGGGCGGC
This sequence is a window from Nevskiales bacterium. Protein-coding genes within it:
- a CDS encoding 23S rRNA (pseudouridine(1915)-N(3))-methyltransferase RlmH; amino-acid sequence: MRIHLLAVGRRLPAWVQAGYAEFSRRLPPECRLILTEIEPGARGKGRDPQRAMTEEGARLLAALPKAALVVALDEHGRQWSSAELAQRLQAWLQGGRDVALLIGGADGLAPE